A window of the Lolium perenne isolate Kyuss_39 chromosome 7, Kyuss_2.0, whole genome shotgun sequence genome harbors these coding sequences:
- the LOC139833786 gene encoding uncharacterized protein translates to MEVFEGVDFVRLRSGRAYVHAAEDGRSVCLDRRRASHSAVWAVTPRFYPSSGTPCVLLRGAYGRYLGAPDAAAGGSLCPLSTPCRAAKQRDFDKPDIPAIMWRAVATSRPGVFLLHDASGRYLRTNPRWLLPCRAGVAVSSCDGLGRAIQWAVEPVPRAGRPDLPIGRDSECGEFFARICPPLSRLCGRWFSLEREIRWRRADGNGAFGEDNWAELRYTGRATILLKTQLVNLLPPNLYRRYTLCVRAGRYGQPTPLAVNLPRSREPLHIVLFGGNTAVLDSEIVDGAILCPLSACSSDNQLIYPDVNAVAGAAAIVEEPVL, encoded by the exons ATGGAGGTGTTCGAGGGCGTGGACTTCGTGCGCCTGCGGAGCGGCCGCGCGTACGTGCACGCCGCCGAGGACGGGCGGTCCGTCTGCCTCGACCGCCGCCGCGCGTCGCACAGCGCGGTGTGGGCCGTGACGCCGCGCTTCTACCCCTCATCGGGCACGCCCTGCGTCCTCCTCCGTGGCGCGTACGGCCGCTACCTCGGGGCCCCCGACGCCGCCGCGGGTGGCTCCCTCTGCCCGCTCTCCACCCCCTGCCGCGCCGCCAAGCAGCGCGACTTCGACAAGCCGGACATCCCGGCCATTATGTGGCGGGCCGTCGCGACGAGCCGCCCGGGCGTCTTCCTGCTGCACGACGCGTCCGGGCGGTACCTTCGCACCAACCCGAGGTGGCTCCTGCCGTGCCGCGCCGGAGTCGCCGTCTCCTCCTGCGACGGCCTCGGCAGGGCGATCCAGTGGGCGGTGGAGCCCGTCCCCAGGGCAGGCAGGCCCGACCTCCCGATAGGGCGTGAT TCGGAATGCGGCGAGTTCTTCGCCCGCATCTGCCCGCCGCTGTCCCGCCTCTGCGGGCGGTGGTTCTCGCTGGAGCGGGAGATCCGGTGGCGGCGCGCCGACGGCAACGGCGCCTTCGGCGAAGACAACTGGGCCGAGTTACGGTACACCGGGAGGGCCACGATCCTCCTGAAGACGCAGCTGGTGAACCTGCTGCCCCCGAATCTCTACCGCCGCTACACTCTCTGCGTCCGCGCCGGTCGCTATGGGCAGCCGACCCCTCTGGCCGTCAACCTGCCTCGCAGCCGGGAGCCGCTGCACATCGTGCTTTTCGGGGGCAACACAGCAG TTCTGGATTCAGAAATTGTTGATGGTGCTATCCTTTGCCCTCTTTCTGCTTGTTCAT